Within the Terriglobales bacterium genome, the region TTGGTCTCGTTTTCCGCGCTTCCTCGATTCGATCGTGCTGACGCACCTTGTCGCTTGCCCTTCCACAGCTGCGCGTGACAGGATGAATCAGCGGTCGCATCTTTGGCTATTTCCATGACGACCGCTATAGCTGAAAGCTTAAGTTCTTTGAAAACCTGTATTTACCTCTAAGTCCAATGAAACGCCTGTATTGGCGTGATTTTCCGCGTAAGCTGCTGGTCCGCAAAGACCCCGGGGGAGGGGGGATACCTACGCGATCTTCACACCGTCCAGGCTGACCACCGGCTCCACGCTCACCGCCTCGGCCGTGTGGGAAGCGCCGCGCGGCACGGCAATCGCGTCGCCCGGGCCCAGCACCGCTTCGTCGCGCCCCATGGTGATGTGCAGCCGCCCGCTCACCACGGCGTCCATCTTGTCCAGGTCGTGCGTGTGCGGCCCGAAGTATGTGCCCTGCGGATACACGTACCGCGACACCCGGTACCCGAGCTGCTCCAGCTTCCGCCGCATCGCTGCTTCACTCAGCGGCCCCTCCCGGTCAGCGTCCCAATGGATGACGTTCATTGCGACAGTTTACCGCCGGCGAAATGAATGGGGTGGCTTTGGTCCCCGTTTCATCCGCGTGGATCCGCGGTAAGCTTTTTCTCACTTTTTGGACCGCGGAAACGGGAACCGCTGGAAGCGGTACCCCACGATCGTCTTCACCAGCAGGCGTTCCGTGCTGGCCGTTGTGCCCACGCCCACTCCGACGTTAAATTCCCAGTTCGGCCCGAAATCCACGTCGAAAGTGGGCACGATCTGCTGCTCCTGCTCGTGCAGCGGGTCCAGGTTTCCGATGGGCCCCAGCGCTCCGTAGTACTCCAGGCCGAAGGCGATGCGCCTGGTCACGTCGTAGCTG harbors:
- a CDS encoding cupin domain-containing protein; this encodes MNVIHWDADREGPLSEAAMRRKLEQLGYRVSRYVYPQGTYFGPHTHDLDKMDAVVSGRLHITMGRDEAVLGPGDAIAVPRGASHTAEAVSVEPVVSLDGVKIA